In Cyprinus carpio isolate SPL01 chromosome B7, ASM1834038v1, whole genome shotgun sequence, a genomic segment contains:
- the LOC109077262 gene encoding proline-serine-threonine phosphatase-interacting protein 1-like, whose amino-acid sequence MALLFCDAFWGTDFSDQSGYEAILQRLQDGRHMCKDVEELLKMRALAEEKYGRDLVAIARKAEGQTEIGTLKASFDKLKAEIEKTGNLHIQLSERIKEEVQKIEAFREHQREQRKKLEEIIEKLQKPKMLLHKKTMESKRLYEQRFKEAEEAEQAVGKKTNVTTSTHRQSEKVMSRARLCRQAANLAEKQYKWNVDQLEKMCQDWESTYRSACEVFQQQESERINILRCVLWEHCNLLSMQCVQDDDCCEEVRKILEQCDIITDNNCFIKMKKTACRPPALIEFRSYSDLNANGGVRRVETKRLSVMLPGMSFSAYPETGSNSAGSYTSAQQTGGGPEKYMVLYDFKAQEDDELSISKGQVVTITEKGEDGWWRAWRDGISGLVPKTYLTKISVQSQSTRLVAAHPDYNPIK is encoded by the exons ATGGCTTTACTGTTCTGCGATGCCTTTTGG GGTACTGACTTTTCTGACCAGTCGGGTTATGAAGCGATATTGCAAAGGTTACAGGATGGCAGACACATGTGCAAAGATGTAGAAGAACTGTTGAAAATGAG AGCACTTGCGGAGGAAAAGTATGGCCGAGATCTGGTGGCAATTGCTCGGAAGGCAGAGGGTCAAACCGAGATTGG AACATTAAAGGCCTCGTTTGACAAATTAAAAGCAG AAATTGAGAAGACAGGAAACCTGCACATCCAACTATCTGAAAGGATAAAGGAGGAAGTTCAGAAAATAGAGGCATTTCGAGAGCACCAGAGGGAACAGAGAAAAAAG CTTGAAGAGATTATTGAAAAACTTCAGAAGCCTAAAATGCTGTTGCACAAGAAGACCATGGAG TCAAAAAGGTTATACGAGCAGAGGTTTAAAGAGGCAGAAGAGGCTGAGCAAGCAGTGGGGAAGAAGACAAATGTGACCACCTCCACCCACCGGCAATCAGAAAAG GTGATGAGCAGGGCGCGGTTATGCAGGCAGGCAGCCAACCTGGCAG AAAAGCAATACAAATGGAATGTTGATCAACTTGAAAAAATGTGCCAGGACTGGGAGAGTACATACAGGAGTGCATGTGAG GTGTTCCAGCAGCAGGAGTCTGAGCGCATTAATATCTTGCGCTGTGTGTTATGGGAGCATTGCAATCTGCTCTCCATGCAGTGTGTCCAGGATGATGAC TGCTGTGAGGAAGTAAGAAAGATTTTAGAGCAGTGTGACATCATCACTGACAACAActgtttcattaaaatgaaaaagacgGCCTGTCGTCCTCCAG CTCTCATTGAGTTTCGGAGTTACTCTGACTTGAATGCTAATGGAGGAGTCAGGAGGGTTGAAACGAAGAG ATTATCTGTCATGCTTCCAGGGATGTCTTTCAGTG CGTATCCTGAAACAGGCAGTAATTCAGCTGGATCATACACATCTGCTCAACAAACAGGAGGAGGACCTGAGAAGTACATGGTGTTATATGATTTTAAAGCTCag GAAGATGATGAGCTGTCTATTAGTAAAGGACAAGTTGTCACAATCACTGAGAAAGGCGAGGATGGGTGGTGGAGAGCGTGGAGGGATGGAATATCTGGGCTAGTCCCTAAAACATACCTGACCAAAATCTCAGTGCAGAGTCAGAGTACACGTCTTGTTGCTGCTCATCCTGATTATAATCCGATCAAATAG